In one Lolium rigidum isolate FL_2022 chromosome 3, APGP_CSIRO_Lrig_0.1, whole genome shotgun sequence genomic region, the following are encoded:
- the LOC124695354 gene encoding trihelix transcription factor ASIL2-like: MSSPATRRRRPPPPPPAWTPEPWSDGETSALLEAWGPRHLRAGGGPLLTADWRACAAAVAARRAAGGRAPRTVDQCKNRMDYLKKRLKALRLGPSPPPPLSGYLRRLRKLLRQAPSVPFGVSHRRHAPFGRRRTAVALSPVSPSVGHSHGNAAAGCTEVAAALDRLAGTYERVEAAKQREAARLEERRLEAIRDLEIERLRVLVDVAVPAPADAETPSAAPAPAAASPAAA, encoded by the exons ATGTCCTcccccgccacccgccgccgccgcccaccgccgccgcccccggcgtgGACGCCGGAGCCCTGGAGCGACGGCGAGACGTCCGCGCTGCTCGAGgcgtggggcccgcgccacctcCGCGCCGGCGGCGGGCCCCTCCTCACCGCCGACTGGcgcgcctgcgccgccgccgtcgccgcccgccgcgccgcgGGGGGCCGCGCGCCGCGCACCGTCGACCAGTGCAAGAACCGCATGGACTACCTCAAGAAGCGTCTCAAGGCCCTGCGCCTcgggccctcgccgccgccgccgctctccggCTACCTCCGCCGCCTGCGCAAGCTCCTCCGCCAGGCCCCCTCCGTCCCCTTCGGCGTCTcgcaccgccgccacgccccgttcGGC CGGCGGAGGACGGCGGTGGCGCTGTCGCCGGTGAGCCCCTCCGTGGGGCACTCCCACGGCAACGCAGCCGCGGGCTGCACGGAGGTGGCGGCCGCCCTGGACAGGCTGGCGGGCACGTACGAGCGGGTCGAGGCCGCCAAGCAgagggaggcggcgcggctggaGGAGCGGCGCCTGGAGGCCATCCGCGACCTGGAGATCGAGCGCTTGCGGGTCCTCGTCGACGTCGCCGTCCCCGCCCCCGCAGATGCGGAAACCCCGTccgccgctcccgctcccgccgccgcctcgccggcggcggcctag